In Crassostrea angulata isolate pt1a10 chromosome 6, ASM2561291v2, whole genome shotgun sequence, a genomic segment contains:
- the LOC128187870 gene encoding uncharacterized protein LOC128187870, with the protein MKTWVFFNYKMRFELRAALFVVFDTLSLGFVRCGNIRYFVTEICGQEIGPDFGTYLEFDKDGIIATDGKFAPPNLIGKEFKCTVTIRGMPSSGAKRYMSVYWRNFIFKAPEVDNIAKDPETCGKAYVTLYKGKGTNVAEKETFCGLNALPTHIEWEGEYATLFFYVDYRSPSSQDPDDPSKFLYSEIFFRLDITSFDFGCADTKEGVVMMCNNSKRCLDDSLRCDFWFSRNCQSESYPRDNSDTSRWPPGNCFKIVQTTTTEPLPTTPPPEPDFTPLIVVVGLAAALAFFFWCFWRPGYLIWRLGRLRNHPCVRACGACIPCSVMCVRCCSCSSCCIGEYEQSPTGPAAFRALQVQEMESQNSSVKENSMLIGGSSHSGKSGKDAGRILPCFPRTSVPEKQVGKVRLRQATVCPLQTSTEEQDQGNGEQGGSGTEPGTGSNETNTENPKMGVSAGDINFVNDWMKMLTGDGCHLREHR; encoded by the exons TTGTTTGTGGTTTTCGACACACTATCATTGGGGTTCGTTCGATGTGGAAATATCCGGT attttgtgaCTGAAATTTGTGGACAGGAAATAGGTCCAGACTTCGGGACCTATCTTGAATTCGACAAGGACGGTATTATAGCCACGGATGGAAAATTTGCCCCACCAAATCTTATTGGTAAAGAATTCAAGTGCACAGTTACAATTCGAGGAATGCCGTCTTCCGGCGCAAAACGATACATGTCTGTCTATTGGcgaaatttcatatttaaagcaCCGGAAGTCGACAATATTGCGAAAGATCCGGAGACGTGTGGTAAGGCGTATGTTACTTTATACAAAGGCAAGGGAACTAATGTTGCAGAGAAAGAAACATTCTGTGGATTAAATGCTTTACCTACACACATTGAATGGGAGGGGGAGTATGCGACCTTGTTTTTCTACGTGGACTATCGATCCCCGTCATCCCAGGATCCGGATGATCCCTCTAAATTCCTGTATTCTGAAATCTTTTTCCGACTTGATATTACTTCATTTGACTTTG GGTGTGCGGATACCAAGGAAGGGGTGGTCATGATGTGCAATAACAGCAAGCGGTGTCTGGACGACTCCTTGCGCTGTGATTTCTGGTTTTCCCGAAACTGTCAATCGGAGTCTTATCCCAGGGATAACTCGGATACGAGTAGATGGCCCCCGGGAAACTGCTTCA AGATAGTTCAAACAACAACTACCGAGCCCCTCCCCACTACTCCCCCTCCTGAGCCTGACTTCACTCCCCTGATTGTTGTCGTAGGACTGGCGGCTGCCCTTGCCTTCTTTTTCTGGTGTTTCTGGAGGCCTGGCTACCTGATATGGCGACTCGGTCGACTGCGCAACCATCCCTGCGTGAGAGCATGTGGGGCGTGCATTCCGTGCTCTGTAATGTGCGTCAGATGTTGCAGTTGCAGCAGCTGCTGTATAG GTGAATATGAACAGAGTCCTACGGGGCCTGCAGCCTTTAGAGCCCTTCAGGTGCAGGAGATGGAATCTCAGAATTCTTCTGTAAAGGAGAACAGTATGCTCATTG GAGGAAGTTCCCACTCTGGTAAGTCTGGGAAGGATGCAGGACGTATTTTGCCATGCTTTCCAAGGACTTCCGTGCCGGAAAAGCAAG TGGGTAAAGTAAGATTGAGACAGGCCACGGTTTGTCCTTTACAAACGTCAACAGAGGAACAGGACCAAGGAAACGGGGAACAGGGCGGCTCCGGCACAGAGCCCGGAACAGGAAGTAATGAAACCAACACAGAGAACCCAAAAATGGGCGTGTCTGCAGGCGACATCAACTTCGTCAATGATTGGATGAAAATGTTAACTGGTGATGGATGCCATCTTAGAGAGCATCGATGA